One part of the Sphingobium yanoikuyae genome encodes these proteins:
- a CDS encoding DUF2497 domain-containing protein yields MGDMTKEPSMEEILSSIKRIIAEEGEDAVQAAPQRRQKTPIDLSAASHAVMSAEVEEVLELTDEIPVEEVMPAPKSTRAVKAVAPSESDGDSILSVESEVAARHSLSALSTMLVSPREGEDNTLEALVRSMLRPMLKEWLDARLPALVEDMVAKEISRITGR; encoded by the coding sequence ATGGGTGACATGACCAAGGAACCCTCGATGGAAGAGATACTCTCGTCCATCAAGCGGATCATCGCCGAAGAGGGCGAGGACGCCGTTCAGGCCGCGCCGCAGCGCCGCCAGAAGACCCCGATCGACCTGAGCGCCGCGTCCCATGCGGTGATGTCGGCCGAGGTCGAGGAAGTGCTGGAACTGACCGACGAGATTCCGGTGGAGGAAGTGATGCCCGCGCCCAAGTCGACCCGCGCCGTGAAGGCTGTGGCCCCGTCCGAATCGGACGGCGACTCGATCCTGTCGGTGGAAAGTGAAGTGGCCGCGCGTCATTCGCTCTCGGCCCTGTCCACCATGCTGGTCAGCCCGCGCGAGGGCGAGGACAATACGCTTGAAGCTCTGGTTCGCTCGATGCTGCGGCCGATGCTCAAGGAATGGCTCGACGCGCGCCTGCCCGCGCTGGTCGAGGACATGGTCGCCAAGGAAATCTCCCGCATCACCGGCCGCTGA
- a CDS encoding AAA family ATPase: MIGKGHARPRLWIVAGPNGCGKSSAYGRSDVAEFDGSVWIINPDLLTARLRESEGLAQDAANLAAVQRIEAWLDASIDVHQTIGVETVLSSPKYRRLVEKARARGFEIRLIYVYLDSVERQLERIAYRVAKGGHDVPADKVAARRIRSFAQLRWFFDQADRAWVFDNSLSEPQLVARKGDGGITIRAGLPSEVMDSLI; this comes from the coding sequence TTGATCGGCAAGGGCCACGCGCGGCCGCGCCTGTGGATCGTCGCGGGCCCCAATGGCTGTGGCAAAAGCTCGGCCTATGGTCGCAGCGACGTGGCCGAATTTGATGGCTCGGTCTGGATCATCAATCCCGACCTGCTGACCGCCCGGTTGCGGGAAAGTGAGGGGCTGGCGCAGGACGCCGCCAATCTGGCGGCCGTGCAGCGGATCGAGGCCTGGCTGGATGCGTCGATCGACGTGCATCAGACCATCGGCGTGGAGACCGTGCTGTCCAGTCCCAAATATCGGCGGTTGGTGGAGAAGGCGCGGGCGCGCGGCTTCGAGATACGGCTGATCTATGTCTATCTGGATTCGGTGGAGCGCCAACTGGAGCGGATCGCCTATCGCGTGGCGAAGGGCGGGCATGATGTGCCGGCCGACAAGGTGGCGGCGCGGCGCATAAGATCCTTTGCGCAACTGCGCTGGTTCTTCGACCAGGCGGATCGGGCCTGGGTGTTCGACAACAGCCTGAGCGAACCGCAACTGGTCGCCCGCAAGGGGGATGGCGGCATCACTATCCGCGCTGGTCTGCCGTCCGAAGTCATGGATAGCCTGATCTGA
- a CDS encoding TolC family outer membrane protein, with translation MTAKRMTLRRQAATALLLLSSSMAGVAHAETLQGALAKAYRTNPTLTGARAGQRATDENVPIQKAAGRPTANSQLQFQELVIRPSNSFLAPHRSASASGSIDVPIYSGGTVRNSVKAAETRVESGQANLRGTEASVFSQTVAAYMDVIRDIALVSLNAANVKVLEVNLQATNDRFEVGDVTRTDVAQSESRLELARSDLQRAESNLITSRENYIAMVGEAPVDLESPPALPGLPADPDSAVRVALADNPDILAAQKSREAARYDVKAAKGATLPTLSGFSQGSYTDYMDKDIAANKQAAVGATLTIPFYQGGRPAAQVRQNQALESQAIERQIEVERGVISQARAAYAALQASLRTIQSSQKAVDAAELSLEGVRAENSVGSRTILDILNAEQESLNAKVELVTARRNAYVAGFTLLAAMGHAEADDLGLESGTLYDPMVNYDRVEGKWFDWDYDGKPQAVSTRTVDTPAQNAKVDAVQP, from the coding sequence ATGACAGCAAAGCGTATGACCCTTCGGCGCCAAGCCGCTACAGCCTTGCTGTTGCTATCCTCCTCCATGGCAGGGGTGGCGCATGCCGAAACCCTGCAGGGCGCGCTGGCCAAGGCCTATCGCACCAACCCGACCCTGACCGGCGCGCGCGCCGGTCAGCGGGCGACGGACGAGAATGTCCCGATCCAGAAGGCGGCGGGGCGGCCCACGGCCAATTCGCAGCTCCAGTTCCAGGAACTGGTGATCCGCCCGTCGAACAGCTTCCTGGCGCCGCATCGGTCCGCCAGCGCCAGCGGCAGCATCGATGTGCCCATCTATTCCGGCGGCACCGTGCGCAACAGCGTGAAGGCGGCGGAAACGCGCGTCGAATCGGGCCAGGCCAATCTGCGCGGGACGGAGGCGAGCGTGTTCTCGCAGACTGTCGCCGCCTATATGGACGTGATCCGCGACATCGCGCTGGTGTCGCTCAATGCGGCGAATGTGAAGGTGCTGGAGGTCAATCTCCAGGCGACCAACGACCGGTTCGAGGTCGGCGATGTCACCCGCACCGACGTCGCCCAGTCCGAATCGCGTCTGGAACTGGCCCGGTCCGACCTGCAGCGCGCCGAATCCAACCTGATCACCAGCCGCGAAAATTATATCGCGATGGTCGGCGAGGCGCCGGTCGATCTGGAATCGCCGCCCGCTCTGCCGGGCCTGCCGGCCGATCCCGACAGCGCCGTGCGCGTCGCGCTGGCCGATAATCCCGATATCCTGGCTGCGCAGAAGTCGCGTGAGGCGGCGCGTTATGACGTGAAGGCGGCCAAGGGCGCCACGCTGCCGACCCTGAGCGGGTTCAGCCAGGGCAGCTATACCGACTATATGGACAAGGACATTGCGGCCAACAAGCAGGCGGCCGTCGGTGCGACCCTGACCATTCCCTTCTACCAGGGCGGTCGCCCGGCCGCACAGGTGCGCCAGAACCAGGCGCTCGAGTCGCAGGCGATCGAGCGGCAGATCGAGGTCGAGCGCGGCGTGATCTCGCAGGCGCGCGCCGCCTATGCCGCGTTGCAGGCGTCGCTGCGCACGATCCAGTCGAGCCAGAAGGCGGTCGATGCCGCCGAACTGTCGCTGGAAGGCGTGCGCGCGGAAAATTCGGTCGGCAGCCGCACCATCCTCGACATCCTCAATGCCGAGCAGGAATCGCTCAACGCCAAGGTCGAACTGGTGACCGCGCGCCGCAATGCCTATGTCGCCGGCTTCACCCTGCTGGCGGCCATGGGCCATGCCGAGGCCGACGATCTGGGCCTGGAAAGCGGCACCCTCTATGACCCGATGGTCAATTATGATCGGGTCGAGGGCAAGTGGTTCGACTGGGACTATGACGGCAAGCCCCAGGCGGTTTCGACGCGTACCGTTGACACGCCGGCTCAAAACGCCAAAGTCGATGCCGTGCAGCCTTAA
- a CDS encoding protein-L-isoaspartate O-methyltransferase family protein produces the protein MTEQNFSSMRTAMVESQLRTSAVDDQRVIAVMAKVPREDYVPAERRAMTYVDRPIPLDGDRALNPPLVTGRLLKEADVQAGEKVLLIGAATGYSAALLAELGAQVTAVEVEGGAEIAVPGVTVVRGPLAAGASAGAPYDVLFIDGAVEEVPAALVQQLVDGGRVVTGVVERGVARLCSGRAVAGVLGLASLTDMEMVVLPGFAAPEQFVF, from the coding sequence GTGACCGAGCAGAACTTTTCTTCGATGCGGACCGCCATGGTCGAGAGCCAGCTGCGCACCAGCGCCGTGGACGATCAGCGCGTGATCGCCGTGATGGCGAAGGTGCCGCGCGAGGACTATGTCCCCGCCGAGCGTCGGGCCATGACCTATGTCGATCGCCCGATCCCGCTGGACGGCGACCGTGCGCTGAACCCGCCGCTGGTCACTGGTCGTCTGCTCAAGGAAGCCGATGTCCAGGCCGGCGAGAAGGTGCTGCTGATCGGCGCCGCGACCGGTTACAGCGCGGCGCTGCTCGCCGAGCTGGGTGCGCAGGTGACGGCGGTCGAGGTCGAGGGTGGTGCGGAGATCGCGGTGCCCGGCGTGACCGTGGTGCGCGGCCCGCTGGCCGCCGGCGCATCGGCCGGTGCGCCCTATGATGTTCTTTTCATTGACGGCGCGGTGGAGGAAGTCCCCGCTGCGCTCGTCCAGCAGCTAGTCGATGGGGGACGGGTGGTGACGGGCGTCGTCGAACGCGGTGTCGCTCGCCTGTGCAGCGGCCGCGCGGTGGCGGGCGTGCTGGGTCTCGCCAGCCTTACCGACATGGAAATGGTCGTGCTTCCCGGTTTCGCCGCGCCGGAGCAGTTCGTTTTTTGA
- a CDS encoding alpha/beta hydrolase family protein → MKHILLAGLGALALSPMLSSALVAPAAARPFTPNDMVSLDRVSSPTVSPDGKWMAYQLRSTDLANNRGRTDLYLLAIDKAGQAPRLIASVPDKNEASPVFSADGSALYYVSNASGDDQLWRAPIAGGQPVQISKAPGGISGFLLNTQGDKVALWADRPVGARTIDDVQAPTPPSAGSGRVYDQLFVRHWDTWSDGQRSQIFVMPVAGGKAVSVMGGLVGDSPSKPFGGAEELAWSADGKTLFFTLREAGRIEPLSTNLDIFSVPADGSAKPVNLTDANDATDTMPVVSPDGKWLAYAAMKRPGYEADRLVLMLRNIATGETRALTQGWDRSIGSIAWEANGKGLLVTANDVLDNPVFRVDAASGKVTRLTEKGHAGSVVPLPDGGFVYALDSIRSPADFWKMPAKGKPVRLTNVNAQKLAGVDDVSVQRFSFKGANGDTVWGQIVKPMAAKGKLPVAFLVHGGPQGSFNDSWSYRWNPKAFAAHGYAAVIVDFHGSTGYGQAFTDAINQDWGGKPLEDLKLGLAAAAAKDANVDAGNACALGASYGGYMMNWIEGQWADGFKCIVQHDGVFDARAMAYETEELWFDEWEHGGPYYEKPEEFEKWNPVNHVAQWKTPMLVVTGEKDFRIPYTQGLAAFTALQRREIPSRLVVFPDENHWVLKPKNSLQWYDEALGWLDQWTGAAKGK, encoded by the coding sequence ATGAAACATATCCTGCTTGCCGGCCTTGGCGCACTGGCCCTGTCGCCGATGCTGTCGTCTGCGCTGGTGGCGCCGGCGGCTGCCCGTCCCTTCACGCCCAATGACATGGTGTCGCTGGACCGGGTGTCGTCGCCGACCGTATCGCCGGACGGCAAGTGGATGGCCTATCAGCTGCGCAGCACGGATCTCGCCAATAATCGCGGCCGCACCGACCTGTATCTGCTGGCGATCGACAAGGCGGGGCAGGCGCCCCGGCTGATCGCATCGGTGCCCGACAAGAATGAAGCATCGCCGGTCTTTTCGGCTGACGGCAGCGCGCTTTATTATGTCTCCAACGCCAGCGGTGACGACCAGCTGTGGCGCGCGCCGATCGCCGGTGGTCAGCCAGTGCAGATCAGCAAGGCGCCCGGCGGCATTTCCGGTTTCCTGCTGAACACCCAGGGTGACAAGGTGGCGCTGTGGGCCGACCGTCCGGTCGGTGCGCGCACGATCGACGATGTACAGGCGCCGACCCCGCCAAGTGCGGGCAGCGGTCGAGTCTATGACCAGCTGTTCGTGCGCCACTGGGATACGTGGAGCGACGGCCAGCGTTCGCAGATCTTCGTCATGCCGGTCGCGGGCGGCAAGGCGGTGTCGGTGATGGGCGGCCTAGTCGGAGACAGCCCGTCCAAGCCGTTCGGCGGGGCGGAGGAACTGGCATGGAGCGCGGATGGCAAGACGCTGTTCTTCACCCTGCGCGAGGCCGGGCGGATCGAACCGCTGTCGACCAACCTCGACATCTTCAGCGTACCGGCCGATGGCAGCGCCAAGCCGGTCAACCTGACCGATGCCAATGATGCGACCGACACGATGCCGGTGGTGTCGCCCGATGGCAAATGGCTGGCCTATGCGGCGATGAAGCGGCCCGGCTATGAGGCTGATCGGCTGGTCCTGATGCTGCGCAACATCGCCACCGGCGAGACGCGCGCGCTGACGCAGGGCTGGGATCGTTCGATCGGGTCGATCGCCTGGGAAGCCAATGGCAAGGGGCTGCTGGTCACCGCCAATGACGTGCTCGACAATCCAGTGTTCCGGGTCGATGCCGCATCGGGCAAGGTGACGCGCCTCACCGAAAAGGGCCATGCCGGCAGCGTCGTGCCGCTGCCCGATGGCGGTTTCGTCTATGCGCTGGACAGCATCCGGTCGCCGGCCGATTTCTGGAAGATGCCGGCGAAAGGCAAGCCGGTGCGCCTGACGAATGTCAACGCGCAGAAGCTGGCCGGGGTGGATGACGTGTCGGTCCAGCGCTTCAGCTTCAAGGGTGCCAATGGCGACACGGTCTGGGGACAGATCGTCAAGCCCATGGCTGCCAAGGGCAAGCTGCCGGTCGCCTTCCTGGTCCATGGCGGGCCGCAGGGCAGCTTCAACGACAGCTGGTCCTATCGCTGGAACCCCAAGGCGTTCGCCGCCCATGGCTATGCTGCGGTGATCGTCGATTTCCATGGCTCGACCGGCTATGGTCAGGCCTTCACCGACGCGATCAACCAGGATTGGGGTGGCAAGCCGCTTGAAGACCTGAAGCTCGGCCTGGCTGCTGCGGCGGCGAAGGACGCCAATGTCGATGCGGGCAATGCCTGTGCGCTCGGCGCCAGCTATGGCGGTTACATGATGAACTGGATCGAGGGACAGTGGGCCGATGGCTTCAAGTGCATCGTCCAGCATGACGGCGTGTTCGACGCCCGCGCCATGGCCTATGAGACCGAGGAACTGTGGTTCGATGAATGGGAGCATGGCGGCCCCTATTATGAGAAGCCGGAGGAGTTCGAGAAATGGAACCCGGTCAATCACGTCGCCCAGTGGAAGACGCCGATGCTGGTCGTGACCGGCGAGAAGGATTTCCGCATTCCCTATACCCAGGGGCTGGCCGCCTTCACCGCGTTGCAGCGGCGCGAGATTCCGTCGCGCCTGGTCGTCTTCCCGGACGAGAATCACTGGGTGCTGAAGCCCAAGAATTCGCTGCAATGGTACGACGAGGCGCTGGGCTGGCTGGACCAGTGGACCGGCGCGGCCAAGGGCAAATGA
- a CDS encoding MATE family efflux transporter codes for MAAGAQGARDLTQGPIASTLLTFAIPTLASNILQSLNGSINAIWVGRFLGPQALAATANANIIMFLMFSVVFGFGMASTVMIAQAVGARDMDAARRAFGSAVGFCFLLAMGVAVAGWFGGPALLHLLATPPEAFDMALTYLRVIFVAMPASLLSVMMMMGLRGTGDARTPLIFMILSVATDLVLNPVLILGLGPIPAMGIGGSAAATAAAGFVSLIALVIYTYAKDLPLRLRGAELGYLKPAMDEMRVLSTKGLPMGLQMIVMSTSGLVMIGLVNREGFLVTAAYGAAQQIWTYLQMPAMAMGAAVSAMAAQNIGAGRWDRISRITGYGISYLLAITGAMVVVILIFHEALLALFLSHNQAVIDAAWNMQLLASWSFMLFGCTMILFGVMRANGVVVAPLLILVFTLFAVRLGFYYLTYPRIGVDALWLSFPVGSAVSLTLAALVYWQGGWRKAKLMVPMHEEECREAVHSETEPAGRIAPTG; via the coding sequence ATGGCAGCAGGGGCACAAGGGGCGCGGGACCTGACACAGGGGCCGATCGCCTCCACCTTGCTGACATTCGCCATCCCGACGCTAGCGTCCAATATCCTCCAGTCGCTGAACGGATCGATCAACGCGATCTGGGTCGGCCGCTTCCTGGGGCCACAGGCGCTCGCCGCGACGGCGAACGCCAATATCATCATGTTCCTGATGTTCTCCGTCGTGTTCGGCTTCGGCATGGCGTCGACGGTGATGATCGCGCAGGCGGTCGGAGCGCGCGACATGGATGCGGCGCGGCGCGCCTTCGGCTCGGCGGTCGGCTTCTGCTTCCTGCTGGCCATGGGCGTCGCGGTGGCGGGCTGGTTCGGCGGGCCGGCGCTGCTCCATCTGCTGGCGACCCCGCCCGAAGCGTTCGACATGGCACTGACCTATTTGCGCGTCATCTTCGTCGCGATGCCGGCCTCGCTGCTGAGCGTCATGATGATGATGGGGCTGCGCGGCACCGGTGACGCGCGCACGCCGCTGATTTTCATGATCCTGTCAGTGGCGACCGACCTGGTGCTCAATCCGGTGCTGATCCTGGGGCTGGGGCCGATCCCGGCGATGGGGATTGGCGGTTCGGCGGCGGCAACGGCGGCGGCGGGCTTCGTCAGCCTGATCGCGCTGGTCATCTATACCTATGCCAAGGATCTGCCGTTGCGGCTTCGCGGCGCGGAGCTTGGCTATCTCAAGCCCGCGATGGACGAGATGCGCGTGTTGTCGACCAAGGGCCTCCCGATGGGCCTGCAGATGATCGTCATGTCGACGTCCGGCCTGGTGATGATCGGCCTGGTCAATCGCGAGGGGTTTCTGGTGACGGCGGCCTATGGCGCGGCGCAGCAGATCTGGACTTACCTGCAGATGCCGGCGATGGCTATGGGCGCGGCGGTCAGCGCCATGGCGGCGCAGAATATCGGCGCGGGTCGGTGGGACCGGATCAGTCGGATCACCGGCTATGGCATATCCTATCTGCTGGCGATCACCGGCGCGATGGTGGTCGTCATCCTGATCTTCCACGAAGCGCTGCTGGCGCTGTTCCTGAGCCATAACCAGGCGGTGATCGATGCGGCCTGGAACATGCAGTTGCTGGCGAGTTGGAGCTTCATGCTGTTCGGCTGCACCATGATCCTGTTCGGGGTGATGCGCGCCAATGGCGTGGTGGTGGCGCCGCTGCTGATCCTGGTCTTCACCCTCTTCGCGGTGCGCCTGGGCTTCTATTATCTCACCTATCCCCGGATCGGCGTGGATGCGCTGTGGCTGAGCTTCCCGGTGGGGTCGGCCGTGTCACTGACGCTCGCGGCTCTGGTCTATTGGCAGGGCGGCTGGCGCAAGGCCAAGCTGATGGTGCCGATGCATGAAGAGGAATGCCGCGAGGCGGTGCATAGCGAGACCGAGCCGGCCGGTCGGATCGCGCCGACCGGCTGA
- a CDS encoding valine--tRNA ligase gives MTELPKTFDPAAIETRWYQHWEANGLFRPDRPGAEPFTIVNPPPNVTGSLHVGHALDNTLQDIVVRYERLRGKDALWVVGTDHAGIATQMVVERQLNAAGQKRTDFSRDDFVAKVWEWKAESGGAITSQLRRLGCSMDWANERFTMDEGFSKAVIKVFVELHQRGLLYRDKRLVNWDPHFRSAISDLEVETKETQGGFWRFRYPLADGVTLADGSDHIVVATTRPETMLADMAIAVHPDDARYQAVIGKEILQPITGRRFKVVADEHADPELGSGAVKITPGHDFNDFEVGKRAGMKAADMLNMFDADANVVQTADGLIPDRFLGLHRFKKDGVDGAREIVVAEMKALGLLVPHVTKNKEGEEVAADFEPRTIQTPYGDRSGVVIEPWLTDQWYVDAGKLAVAPMQAVRDGRIEIVPKSWEKTFFNWMENIQPWCVSRQLWWGHQIPAWFDDEGNAYVAETEEEAQSQAGNKKLVRDPDVLDTWFSSALWPFGTMGWPEQSETLSRHYPNDLLISGFDILFFWDARMAMQGMEFMGDVPWKKLYLHGLVRAADGQKMSKSKGNVVDPLGLIDKFGADALRFFMAAMESQGRDVKMDEKRVEGYRNFATKLWNAARFLQANGVTASTSREAPHAALPVNRWIIAETVATVQAIDTAMAELRFDAGANAIYHFVWDQYCDWYIELTKGSMDDETKAVAGWAFDQILVMLHPFMPFITEELWQLTGQRAQELIVAEWPVALYEVDTDAQGEIDWLIRLVSAIRTARTELNVPPGAKLRMVVRDASETTRGRLDRQGAALARLGRIESLAFGEDVAGGAAQIVVDEATFILPLEGVIDIAAEKTRLEKALTAAAKERDSLGGRLSNPAFVEKAKPEAVAKAREDHAEKTAEAERLKAALDRLG, from the coding sequence ATGACCGAACTGCCCAAAACATTCGACCCCGCCGCCATCGAGACCCGCTGGTACCAGCATTGGGAGGCCAATGGCCTGTTCCGTCCGGACCGTCCGGGCGCCGAACCCTTCACCATCGTCAATCCGCCGCCGAACGTGACCGGCAGCCTGCATGTCGGCCATGCGCTCGACAATACGCTGCAGGACATCGTCGTGCGCTATGAGCGGCTGCGCGGCAAGGATGCGCTGTGGGTAGTCGGCACCGACCATGCCGGCATCGCGACCCAGATGGTGGTCGAGCGGCAGCTGAACGCGGCTGGGCAGAAGCGCACCGATTTCAGCCGCGACGATTTCGTCGCCAAGGTGTGGGAATGGAAGGCGGAAAGCGGCGGCGCGATCACCAGCCAGCTGCGCCGTCTGGGCTGTTCGATGGACTGGGCCAATGAGCGCTTCACCATGGACGAGGGCTTTTCCAAGGCCGTCATCAAGGTGTTCGTGGAACTGCACCAGCGCGGCCTGCTCTATCGCGACAAGCGTCTGGTCAACTGGGACCCGCATTTCCGCTCGGCCATTTCCGACCTGGAGGTCGAGACCAAGGAAACGCAGGGCGGCTTCTGGCGCTTCCGCTATCCGCTGGCCGACGGCGTGACCCTGGCCGATGGCAGCGACCATATCGTCGTCGCCACCACCCGCCCGGAAACCATGCTGGCCGACATGGCGATCGCCGTGCATCCCGACGATGCCCGCTATCAGGCGGTCATCGGCAAGGAAATCCTGCAGCCGATCACCGGCCGCCGCTTCAAGGTGGTCGCCGACGAACATGCCGATCCGGAGCTGGGTTCGGGCGCGGTCAAGATCACGCCGGGCCATGACTTCAACGATTTCGAGGTCGGCAAGCGCGCGGGCATGAAGGCCGCGGACATGCTCAACATGTTCGATGCCGACGCCAATGTCGTGCAGACCGCCGATGGCCTGATCCCCGATCGCTTCCTGGGGCTGCACCGCTTCAAGAAGGACGGCGTGGACGGCGCGCGCGAGATCGTCGTCGCCGAGATGAAGGCGCTGGGCCTGCTGGTTCCGCACGTCACCAAGAACAAGGAAGGCGAGGAGGTCGCCGCCGATTTCGAGCCGCGCACGATCCAGACCCCCTATGGCGACCGTTCTGGCGTGGTGATCGAACCCTGGCTGACCGATCAATGGTATGTCGACGCCGGAAAGCTGGCGGTGGCGCCGATGCAGGCGGTGCGCGACGGCCGGATCGAGATCGTCCCCAAGAGCTGGGAAAAGACCTTCTTCAACTGGATGGAGAATATCCAGCCCTGGTGCGTGTCGCGCCAGCTGTGGTGGGGCCACCAGATCCCGGCCTGGTTCGATGACGAGGGCAATGCCTATGTCGCCGAAACCGAGGAAGAGGCGCAGTCGCAGGCCGGCAACAAGAAGCTGGTGCGCGATCCCGACGTGCTCGACACCTGGTTCTCGTCCGCCTTGTGGCCGTTCGGCACGATGGGCTGGCCGGAACAGAGCGAGACGCTCAGCCGCCATTATCCCAATGACCTGCTGATCTCCGGCTTCGACATCCTGTTCTTCTGGGATGCGCGCATGGCGATGCAGGGGATGGAGTTCATGGGCGATGTGCCGTGGAAGAAGCTCTATCTCCATGGCCTGGTGCGTGCGGCCGATGGGCAGAAAATGTCCAAGTCCAAGGGCAATGTGGTCGATCCGCTGGGCCTGATCGACAAGTTCGGCGCGGACGCGCTGCGCTTCTTCATGGCGGCGATGGAAAGCCAGGGCCGCGACGTGAAGATGGATGAGAAGCGGGTCGAGGGTTATCGCAACTTCGCGACCAAGCTGTGGAACGCGGCGCGCTTCCTGCAGGCCAATGGCGTCACCGCCTCGACCAGCCGCGAAGCGCCGCACGCCGCGCTGCCGGTCAATCGCTGGATCATCGCCGAAACGGTGGCGACGGTGCAGGCGATCGATACCGCCATGGCCGAACTGCGCTTCGACGCCGGCGCCAACGCCATCTATCACTTCGTCTGGGACCAGTATTGCGACTGGTATATCGAACTGACCAAGGGTTCGATGGACGACGAGACGAAGGCCGTTGCCGGCTGGGCGTTCGACCAGATCCTGGTCATGCTGCACCCCTTCATGCCCTTCATCACTGAAGAGCTGTGGCAGCTGACCGGGCAGCGCGCGCAGGAACTGATCGTGGCCGAGTGGCCGGTCGCCCTTTATGAGGTCGACACCGACGCACAGGGCGAGATCGACTGGCTGATCCGTCTGGTGAGCGCGATCCGCACCGCGCGGACCGAACTCAACGTGCCGCCGGGCGCCAAGCTGCGCATGGTCGTGCGTGACGCGTCGGAAACGACGCGTGGCCGCCTGGATCGCCAGGGTGCGGCGCTGGCGCGCCTTGGCCGGATCGAGAGCCTGGCCTTTGGCGAGGATGTCGCCGGCGGCGCGGCGCAGATCGTCGTCGACGAGGCGACCTTCATCCTGCCGCTGGAAGGCGTGATCGATATCGCGGCGGAAAAGACCCGCCTCGAAAAGGCGCTGACGGCAGCGGCCAAGGAACGGGATTCGCTGGGCGGTCGCCTGTCCAACCCGGCCTTTGTCGAGAAGGCCAAGCCCGAGGCCGTGGCCAAGGCGCGCGAGGATCATGCCGAAAAGACCGCCGAGGCGGAAAGGCTGAAGGCGGCACTGGACCGGTTGGGCTGA